Proteins encoded by one window of Vigna radiata var. radiata cultivar VC1973A chromosome 5, Vradiata_ver6, whole genome shotgun sequence:
- the LOC106761719 gene encoding ABC transporter G family member 40-like isoform X1 → MEGSDIYRASNSMRARSSTVWRNSSVEVFSRSSREEDDEEALKWAALEKLPTYNRLRKGLLTASHGAANEIDVADLGFQDRQKLLERLVKVAEEDNERFLLKLRERIDRVGLDIPTIEVRYEHLKIEAEAFVGGRALPSFINSATNVIEGFLNALHILPSRKKHVTILKDVSGIIKPRRMTLLLGPPSSGKTTLLLALSGKLDKSLQVSGKVTYNGHEMNEFVPQRTAAYISQHDVHIGEMTVRETLAFSARCQGVGSRYDMLSELSRREKAANIKPDPDLDVYMKATATAGQESSIVTDYTMKILGLDICADTMVGDEMLRGISGGQRKRVTTGEMLVGPANALFMDEISTGLDSSTTFQIVSSLRQYVHILNGTAVISLLQPAPETYDLFDDIILISDGQVVYHGPREYILDFFESMGFRCPERKGAADFLQEVTSKKDQAQYWVRRDQPYRFVTVTQFAEAFQSFHIGRKLGQELAVPFDKTKSHPAALTTKKFGINKKELLKANFSREYLLMKRNSFVYIFKLCQLFIMALIALTLFFRTEMHHDNLDDAGVYAGAIFFTIVTVMFNGMAEISMTIAKLPVFYKQRDLLFFPSWAYAIPSWILKIPVTIVEVALWVFLTYYVIGFDPNVGRLFKQYLILLFISQMASSLFRAIAALGRNMIVANTFGSFAVLTLLTLGGFILSKRDIKKWWIWGFWISPLMYGQNALMGNEFLGNSWHNATHNLGLEYLDSRAFFKDSYWYWLGFGALVGFVLLFNVLFGLALEYLDPFDKPQAVIAEDPTTEASATEVELPRIESSGRDGSVVESCHGKKKGMVLPFEPHSITFDEIVYSVDMPQEMKEQGVQEDRLVLLKGVSGAFRPGVLTALMGVSGAGKTTLMDVLAGRKTGGYIDGSIKISGYPKKQETFARISGYCEQNDIHSPHVTVYESLVYSAWLRLPSSVDSKTRKMFIEEVMELVELNPLRNSLVGLPGVSGLSTEQRKRLTIAVELVANPSIIFMDEPTSGLDARAAAIVMRTVRNTVDTGRTVVCTIHQPSIDIFEAFDELFLMKRGGQEIYVGPLGRHSSHLIKYFESIDGVSKIKDGYNPATWMLEVTTTAQELSLGVDFTDLYKNSDLYRRNKQLIQELGQPAPGSKDLYFPTQYSQSFLVQCQACLWKQRWSYWRNPPYTSVRFFFTTFIAIMFGTMFWDLGGKHSTRGDLMNALGSMYTAVLFLGVQNSSSVQPVVAVERTVFYREKAAGMYSALPYAFSQILVELPYIFFQAVTYGVIVYAMIGFEWTAEKFFWYLFFMYFTLLYFTFYGMMGVAVTPNHHVASIVAAAFYAIWNLFSGFVVSRPSIPIWWRWYYWACPVAWTLYGLVGSQFGDILEVMPSENKTVKAFIEDSYGIKHDFIGVAAVVVAGIAVLFAFTFAVAIKTFNFQKR, encoded by the exons ATGGAGGGGAGCGATATATACAGAGCAAGTAACAGTATGCGAGCGAGAAGTTCAACGGTTTGGAGGAACAGCAGTGTGGAGGTATTCTCAAGGTCTTCACGGGAAGAAGATGACGAAGAAGCTCTCAAATGGGCTGCTCTCGAGAAGCTCCCCACTTACAACCGTCTCAGGAAAGGTCTGCTGACAGCATCCCATGGAGCTGCCAACGAAATCGACGTGGCTGATCTTGGCTTCCAAGATAGACAGAAGCTTCTTGAGAGGTTGGTCAAAGTGGCTGAAGAGGACAACGAGAGGTTCTTGCTGAAGCTCAGGGAGCGTATTGACAG AGTTGGACTCGATATTCCCACTATTGAAGTTCGATACGAGCACCTAAAGATTGAGGCAGAGGCTTTTGTGGGAGGTAGAGCTTTGCCCTCTTTCATCAACTCTGCTACTAATGTCATAGAG GGATTTCTTAACGCGCTCCATATCCTCCCCAGCAGAAAGAAACACGTCACTATTCTCAAAGATGTCAGCGGGATTATTAAACCTCGCAGGATGACACTGCTTTTGGGTCCTCCCAGTTCAGGAAAGACCACACTCCTCTTGGCCTTGTCAGGAAAACTTGATAAAAGTCTTCAG GTATCTGGAAAAGTGACTTACAATGGGCACGAAATGAACGAGTTTGTACCCCAGAGAACCGCTGCTTACATCAGCCAACACGATGTTCACATTGGAGAAATGACTGTGAGGGAAACCTTGGCTTTCTCAGCAAGGTGCCAAGGTGTTGGATCACGTTATG ACATGCTATCTGAGTTGTCTAGAAGAGAGAAAGCAGCAAATATCAAGCCTGACCCGGATCTTGATGTCTACATGAAG GCAACTGCAACTGCAGGCCAGGAGTCAAGCATAGTGACAGATTACACAATGAAG ATTCTGGGGTTAGATATATGTGCTGATACGATGGTGGGGGATGAGATGTTGCGTGGGATCTCTGGAGGACAAAGGAAGCGTGTTACTACAGGAGAGATGTTGGTTGGACCTGCAAATGCTTTATTCATGGATGAAATCTCCACAGGGTTGGACAGCTCCACCACATTTCAGATTGTGAGCTCTCTCAGGCAGTACGTCCACATTCTAAATGGAACTGCTGTCATATCTTTGCTCCAGCCAGCACCCGAGACTTATGACCTTTTCGATGACATTATCTTAATCTCAGATGGCCAAGTTGTTTATCATGGCCCTCGTGAATATATTCTGGACTTCTTTGAATCCATGGGTTTCAGATGTCCCGAGAGGAAAGGTGCNGCTGACTTTCTTCAAGAAGTGACTTCCAAGAAAGATCAAGCACAGTACTGGGTGCGCAGAGATCAACCATACAGATTTGTGACGGTTACTCAGTTTGCTGAGGCTTTTCAATCATTCCATATTGGTAGGAAACTTGGGCAGGAGCTTGCAGTTCCATTTGACAAGACTAAGAGCCACCCTGCTGCATTGACCACTAAGAAGTTTGGTATCAACAAGAAGGAGCTGTTAAAGGCTAACTTCTCAAGAGAGTACTTGCTTATGAAAAGGAATTCATTTGTTTACATCTTCAAGCTATGTCAG CTTTTCATCATGGCGTTGATTGCATTGACGCTGTTCTTCCGGACGGAGATGCACCATGATAATCTTGATGATGCGGGCGTTTATGCTGGTGCTATCTTTTTTACAATAGTAACGGTTATGTTTAATGGAATGGCTGAAATTTCCATGACCATTGCTAAGCTTCCAGTTTTCTACAAGCAACGAGACCTTCTATTTTTTCCCTCTTGGGCATATGCTATTCCTTCGTGGATTCTCAAGATTCCCGTTACGATAGTGGAGGTTGCCCTTTGGGTATTCCTGACCTACTATGTGATTGGATTTGATCCAAATGTCGGGAGGCTCTTCAAACAGTACCTCATCCTGTTATTTATCAGTCAGATGGCTTCTTCATTATTCCGAGCCATTGCAGCACTGGGTAGAAACATGATCGTCGCCAATACATTTGGATCCTTTGCAGTTCTCACGCTTCTTACATTGGGCGGTTTCATTCTGTCAAAGA GGGATATTAAAAAATGGTGGATTTGGGGTTTCTGGATTTCACCGTTAATGTATGGGCAGAACGCTCTCATGGGCAATGAATTTCTTGGAAACAGCTGGCACAAC GCTACCCACAATTTAGGACTTGAATATCTGGACTCTCGCGCGTTCTTCAAAGATTCATATTGGTATTGGCTAGGTTTTGGGGCACTGGTTGGGTTTGTGCTTCTTTTCAACGTGTTGTTTGGTTTGGCTCTCGAATACCTTGACC CATTTGATAAGCCACAGGCAGTTATAGCTGAAGACCCAACTACTGAAGCAAGTGCCACAGAAGTTGAATTACCACGCATAG AAAGTTCAGGAAGAGATGGTTCTGTTGTGGAGTCCTGCcatggaaagaaaaaaggaatggTTCTTCCTTTTGAACCACATTCTATCACCTTTGATGAAATAGTCTACTCTGTTGACATGCCACAG GAAATGAAGGAGCAAGGTGTACAAGAGGACAGACTGGTGCTTTTGAAGGGTGTTAGTGGTGCATTCAGGCCTGGTGTTCTCACAGCTTTGATGGGTGTAAGTGGTGCTGGTAAGACTACGTTGATGGATGTTCTGGCTGGTAGGAAAACCGGCGGATATATTGATGGAAGCATCAAAATTTCTGGGTACCCTAAGAAGCAAGAAACATTTGCTCGTATCTCTGGATACTGTGAGCAAAATGATATCCATTCACCTCATGTTACTGTTTACGAATCCTTGGTCTACTCTGCCTGGCTACGTTTACCTTCAAGTGTTGATTCCAAAACCAGAAAG ATGTTCATTGAGGAAGTCATGGAATTGGTGGAGCTGAACCCATTAAGGAACTCACTGGTTGGATTGCCAGGTGTGAGTGGCCTCTCTACTGAACAGCGGAAGAGGCTGACTATTGCGGTTGAATTGGTGGCTAACCCATCCATAATTTTCATGGATGAGCCTACTTCTGGGCTAGATGCAAGAGCTGCTGCTATTGTCATGAGAACAGTCAGAAACACTGTGGACACCGGAAGAACTGTTGTGTGCACCATCCATCAGCCCAGCATTGACATATTTGAAGCATTTGATGAG TTGTTCCTAATGAAGCGTGGAGGACAGGAAATATATGTCGGGCCACTGGGACGTCATTCTAGTCATCTGATCAAGTATTTCGAG AGCATTGATGGAGTTAGCAAAATCAAAGATGGATATAACCCTGCTACTTGGATGTTGGAAGTTACAACCACAGCTCAAGAGCTTAGTTTGGGTGTTGATTTCACTGACCTGTACAAGAACTCTGATCTATATAG GAGAAACAAGCAGCTTATACAAGAATTGGGTCAGCCTGCTCCCGGTTCAAAGGATCTTTATTTCCCTACTCAATACTCTCAGTCTTTCTTGGTTCAATGCCAAGCTTGCTTATGGAAACAACGGTGGTCATATTGGCGTAATCCACCATACACTTCTGTGAGGTTTTTCTTCACAACTTTCATAGCCATAATGTTCGGAACTATGTTCTGGGACCTCGGAGGAAAACA CTCAACAAGAGGAGATCTGATGAATGCTCTGGGTTCAATGTATACTGCTGTTCTTTTCCTTGGAGTACAAAATTCTTCTTCCGTACAGCCAGTGGTGGCAGTTGAAAGGACCGTCTTCTACAGAGAAAAGGCTGCCGGAATGTATTCTGCCTTACCCTATGCATTTTCACAG ATTCTAGTGGAGCTACCCTATATCTTTTTTCAAGCGGTGACATACGGTGTAATAGTTTATGCCATGATCGGATTTGAGTGGACTGCAGAGAAATTCTTTTGGTATCTATTTTTCATGTACTTCACACTCTTGTACTTCACCTTCTACGGCATGATGGGTGTTGCAGTGACACCAAACCACCATGTTGCTTCCATCGTGGCTGCTGCATTTTATGCAATTTGGAATCTCTTCTCAGGATTTGTTGTTTCAAGACCT AGCATCCCAATTTGGTGGAGATGGTACTATTGGGCATGCCCAGTGGCTTGGACCTTATATGGATTGGTTGGATCTCAGTTTGGAGATATATTGGAAGTTATGCCGTCTGAAAACAAGACTGTGAAAGCTTTCATTGAAGACAGTTATGGAATCAAACATGATTTCATTGGAGTTGCTGCTGTTGTGGTTGCTGGCATTGCAGTTCTCTTTGCATTTACTTTTGCTGTTGCAATCAAGACCTTTAACTTCCAAAAGAGATAG